One Tachysurus vachellii isolate PV-2020 chromosome 8, HZAU_Pvac_v1, whole genome shotgun sequence genomic window carries:
- the pdcl3 gene encoding phosducin-like protein 3, whose translation MQDPNEDTEWNDILRKKGILPPKDTQKEDEEEEQILQQQSVVKTYENMTLEELQDNEDEFSEEDEVAIEMYRQKRLAEWKAKQLQNVFGEVKEISGQDYVQEVNKAGDKIWVVLHLYKQGIPLCTLINQHLASLAQKFPDTKFLKSISTTCIANYPDRNLPTIFVYHEGEMKAQFIGPLVFGGMNLKCDELEWRLAESGAVKTDLEENPRKQIQDQLISSIRCSAPTRKDSDESDDD comes from the exons ATGCAG GACCCAAATGAAGACACCGAGTGGAACGACATCCTGAGAAAGAAGGGAATTCTTCCTCCTAAAGACACCcagaaggaggatgaggaagaggagcagatCCTTCAGCAGCAGTCAGTTG TGAAGACGTATGAGAACATGACgctggaggagctgcaggacAATGAGGATGAGTTCAGTGAGGAGGACGAAGTTGCCATTGAGATGTACAG GCAGAAGAGGCTCGCTGAGTGGAAAGCAAAGCAGCTGCAGAATGTATTTGGCGAAGTGAAGGAGATTTCAGGTCAAGACTATGTTCAGGAAGTAAACAAGGCCGGAGACAAGATCTGGGTGGTGCTGCATCTCTACAAACAAGG CATCCCTTTATGCACGCTGATCAATCAGCACTTGGCCTCATTGGCACAGAAGTTTCCAGACACTAAATTCCTGAAGTCAATCTCCACAACGTGTATCGCTAATTATCCGGACAGAAATCTGCCTACCATCTTTGTTTATCATGAAGGAGAAATGAAGGCGCAGTTCATCGGGCCACTTGTGTTTGGAGGAATGAACCTCAAATGTGAtg AGCTGGAATGGCGTTTGGCTGAATCTGGTGCGGTGAAAACAGACTTGGAGGAAAATCCAAGGAAACAGATCCAGGACCAGTTGATTTCATCCATCCGCTGCTCAGCACCGACCCGCAAAGACAGCGATGAATCTGATGATGACTGA